Sequence from the Amaranthus tricolor cultivar Red isolate AtriRed21 chromosome 1, ASM2621246v1, whole genome shotgun sequence genome:
gagtttttagggttagagAAGTGAGAGGCTGAGAGCAAGAGAGGGAATTGCAATTAAAAGGGAAATGGAATTCGAGTAGCTTCTGCCTGCTGTACtcagttttcaattttttttttaaataacacaCGTGTCCTTGTcgtgtcccttgccgtgtccgtcgcgtgtccttgtcgtgtccacgtgtccgaaaaaatattaaaatattggacacttcatttggcgtatcggacacggattttcgcgtgtccatgtccgacacgggacacgccTGTTCAGTGCCACATAATGATTCAATcgaaaaaaagaaggaaaaataaacaaattattgAAACAATCCGAGTATGACTCCACCTTTAAACCAGAGATTTCCTTTGTCTCACCAGGCAACGGACTCACTACTGCATGCTTTAACCAGGCAATAGAGCGTGTCAAAATCGAATAAGTGATGATGAACAAACTTAAACAAGTAGACATTTCACCCTTCTAGGCTGGTTTTACATTATTGTAAAGAAAGGATGTCAGCCAAATCATTAATTTATAAGAATAGGCATAGGTAATTCTGAGTATATATATTGCACCCAGGAAGGCAAACCTCCAGCCACAATGCAAATCCCTTACCCAGGAATTGTGATATTCTATACCTGTCGCACTAATCCGACCAATTTGATGCAATGAATTTGCAAGAGATGATTTTCCAACATTAGGAATTCCAACCAACATCATTGTTATGGTATGGCGTTGAGGCTCTGATTTCTTCAAAGCTCTGACTTGGCCTTGCAGGAAGTTTAGAAACTGTTTTATCcataaatattaatcaaaaatgcAAGTAAAAACTAAGGGTTCTCCGTGTAATCATAGCACAAGGATCATATTCCAATGAATTGCAAAAATATGGGACACTTTTCGATGATCATTAACATAACCTCATGCATGGTCTAGTGAATATTTAATACGAGACAGGAATAGATGAGAAAGATAGCATTCAAAGTTGAACATTATATCCGTAGAATACAAGATGAACCTAGTAGATTTATAAATGGAAATTCTTGCTTCCCAAAGTTCTACTCTTGGTTTTGTTTCATTTGATACAAGAAAAAACCTTTGATTAAATGGGTCATGTGTAAAGAAAAGCACAAAATCAACAATTTTTAAGTGGAAGGTTAGAACTTTGAAGTGTTGAATGAGAAAGAGGTAAGCTGAAAGTGACATGGATAATGGGACtgaaaaaaaacttgaaaactGGGATTTGTAGGTAGAAAAACAAGGCAAGGCATGAATACTAATAACAAAACCAAAGAaacgttaaaaaaaataatcattgaGACATAACAATAAACAAGACAAGATAACCATATATGGTCTAGGACTCAAATTTGGCATCTCTGACCAGTTTTATCCCTACTCAGGTACTCAGAGAAGTGCAATTCACCATTCCTTTCCTAATTTGGTTATCCCACGTTATCTCTTTCCGTCATTCATTACTTTTCCACCCTTCTCATAGGCGTGTCACTAGTCTTCTTTTACACAAGCCTACACCACCTCAACATACTTTCATGCATCATTACAGAGATGGGTTTTACCCTTATCCTCTTTCTTAGAAACATTTGGTTTCTAATCTCATTCACCCTGTCTACACTTCCACCTTAACATTCGCAtatctgtaacttccatcttagttactttcatcttatgttcaacTATAATAGAATTAATTGGACCAGGAGAATATATCTCAATTTTCATCGGGACTAGTTTTCTTAGTTGAAGATTAGTATCATATAGCCCAAAAAGagtatattatttattacaaaCACTATCATGTTGATTTGCTTTGGTTCATTTAACCGACCTCATATGCTAGGGGCATTGTCGTTGTTGTAATCAGTCCATCTCCATTGATGTTTCAgacaatataataacattttcTGATAAGAAAGGTAGAGTATTATCAGCTATCGATCATCCAATAATGCAAGAAAGTTAACTAGAATACATACTTGAATTTGAAGAATACCTAAAAATGGCccattttaatatatactaagaaaaaaaaaattcatgcaTTCTTACCTCATGAATGTTATCTTTATTATGTGAATTCACACTGAAAACTGAAAATTTTTGTCCTTCAAAATGCCTTAAACATTCCTGAagcaaaattaaaacaaaagcaAACTAATTATAATGAGTAACATAATACTGTAATGCATCTCACAATTCTGAAAACCAGGCTATGAAAAATACCACAAAAGCATCCAACAAAGGTAGAGGTACTTGTGATAATGAATTAATGACCATTAACATGTGATATTTACCTTGACTTGGGAGCCCCTGGCCAAATCCACCTTATTCAAAACAATGATGCGTCGAGACGAGGAAGAAGTTGATAATCTCTTAAATATCTCACATTCTGATAATAATGGTATCTACACAATCAATCAATAAcccatataaaataaattttaaaatcaacttgGACATTTCATCAAACAGCTTATAGTCATAGCTCAACAATACAAAGAAAGGAGATTACACGTGCATCTCGAAGATCAAGAACAAAATCCACAACTGGAATACGTTGAGAAATGGCTTCAGAAGCTGCGGCCATGAAAGGAGCGTATCAACTCCACCTGTTCTTATGTTTTCCAGCATTTTTTCTAACTGCATCACTTACTAGCATCGCCATCAATGATAAGCTatctttttttgtcattttgttTAACATGCTTATACTGGGTAACCAATAAATAACACACATATCGAGTTAAATGCCCATCCATCAATATTCTCTTAGAAGCCTAACCATATTAGTATAGTATCCAACATTTTCAAcccactttattttttttaatatatgtgaCACTTTCTGATATTTTTGTAGAGTAGTACTTCACTTTTGAGATTAAAACGTAGCCATACAAACCTTATCAAATGCTAAGAGAGAATACGAGAAAGAGGGATTATTATTAATGGTGTTAAATATCTACCAAGTAGGAAAACTATAGTCGAAGAAGAATGTTGATGGCAGCAGTAGCAGAACCCTCTGTTTGTGTATTATCTTTCAGGAAAATCAGAATTGGGTATCAACGTGGATCACTGAAATCAATCTCGCAGGGgtttaaattagggtttttaaattccggaaaaaaattcaaatggaaaGCGAGTTTATATTTAGTTACAAATCCAGATGATTTCCAAGTTGGTCCTTTTCTTGGCAGCTATGGATTTTTCAATGTTACCAGGTTTCTCTAATTACCCATCtccttctttttattttcttcaatatatacccatctttgtttttattgtctTGTCTGCCTATGGCTTGTTCTAGATCTTTAGGGTTTCGTTATGCAATCTTTTTATCTACTTTGATAAACGgaattttatgttgttttctatccctccccagacccttaTCAAAGCTACAATGAGTGGAGTATACCCGTTTTGATGATGATCTACTTCTGTAactgaattttaattaaattttttggtttttgggATTTTATTGTAGCTATTCAGGGTTTCAAAGTGGTGTAGATTATGGGTATTTATCAGAGGATATGGGGAAATTGAAAACTCAAGATATTGGTGAAGGAGGAGTTGAAATCAGGTATGTTTTTTACTCAATTTTCACAATTTTGGTGTAAGGAATTTTCTTAATGGCCCTAATTAACTGCTGATATCTACATTTGATTAATAGTTGAGTCTGTAGTTTGAGGGAGTGATATTGTGTATGGCAGTTCTTTGCAGGCTATATGAAGGAAGAATTACTCAAGGTCATTTGAGAGGCACTCCTGTCTTGTTTAAGGTTATTTCACTTTCTTTTCCCCTCGAGGCCTTGACCTTTCCATTTAGTAGGCTCTAAATTCCACTCTCCTATTCCTTTGACTGTTACATTATGCAGATCGAAGTGAAGGTCTTTTAG
This genomic interval carries:
- the LOC130808695 gene encoding DAR GTPase 2, mitochondrial-like, yielding MAAASEAISQRIPVVDFVLDLRDARIPLLSECEIFKRLSTSSSSRRIIVLNKVDLARGSQVKECLRHFEGQKFSVFSVNSHNKDNIHEFLNFLQGQVRALKKSEPQRHTITMMLVGIPNVGKSSLANSLHQIGRISATGIEYHNSWHAVVSPLPGETKEISGLKLIDFNSGCLNLKSSIMSSSGASGFDSCNVSGDATNEEGDFGSYPLWKYVAKGKK